Within Bacteroidia bacterium, the genomic segment GCGGAATACTCCGACCCTTGCGTCAGCAAGGGAAATCTCCAAAAAAGAAACTGTATTAAAAACAAATTTCTTAACCTTGTAACTCATTCAAAATCAATACTAAACAATCTAAAAAACGTACAGGCTAAACGGCGTGGGGCACACAACAAACCCAGCAAATATTTCAAACTAAAAACCATCAAAATTCAACAGTACTCACCTCTATCTACTACTTTTTACAGCTATATCCTCTAAATATCGCACTGATAACCAAATAGTTGATAAAAAACTTACTCCACCTGAAAGGCAAGTATTTGACCAACTGCTTAGCTAAAAATCTACCAAAAGAGCACGTCAAAAAGCAATATACCTTTCTTTTAAGGGCATTTCCAGATAGTTTACCAATATGATACACTTTGGGCATATCCAAGTGCTTTTGATAAATGTAAGACAAACCATAACGCCCGTACTCTTCTAGTTGTTGCAAGGCAGTAGATAAGCTTTTCTCTTGCACAGTTCGGCATAGAGCTAAATCATTTTTGTACAACTTTGCAGCAAATTTTTTGTATATTCGGTAGGATAACTCCATATCCTCGCCGCCATATTTGTTTATGTTTTCGTCAAAGCCATTAAGTTCTACAAAAAATTTAGAAGGCAGAATTGAATTAGCGGTAATAAAATAGTTCCAAGGTAAAAGTTGGTTATGAGTGTATTTAGCATGTCCGCGCG encodes:
- a CDS encoding glycosyltransferase family 2 protein — translated: MVDVVIPTYDNYVELKECLISLSRQTVLDFQVWIAVDGSQDQTLFEIPKLLTSLPYRACILQHKDEKNHGRAATRNLALPYISREYVWFLDSDMCPDTNCLAAHLSLLKLHGKNAISIGAIEYTNAHKNIWAKYLSTRGHAKYTHNQLLPWNYFITANSILPSKFFVELNGFDENINKYGGEDMELSYRIYKKFAAKLYKNDLALCRTVQEKSLSTALQQLEEYGRYGLSYIYQKHLDMPKVYHIGKLSGNALKRKVYCFLTCSFGRFLAKQLVKYLPFRWSKFFINYLVISAIFRGYSCKK